In the genome of Chromatiales bacterium 21-64-14, the window AGCGGTCGCGGATGTCCGTGCGGCGGTCAGCCAAAGACGCCGCTCAATCCGGCGTACACGCCGAACCCCGCAGTGACGAGGATGACCGCGCCGACGATCCAGGCATAGGCGCCGCGGAGGCGATAAGGCTCCGGGAGCGCCTTGTGAGCGAGCAGGAACAGGAATCCGAGCACCACCGGCAAGAGCAGGGCGTTCATGACCTCGACCGCGACGTTCAATGTTACAAGATTGATCCCTGAGCCAACCACGATCGCGCCAAGGATCAGACCGGCGCTGAACGTGCCGTAGAACCACGGCGCATCGCGCGGATGGTGTTCCAGTGAGCGGCGGTAGCCCGTGACCTCACCGAGGCCCCAGGCGGCGGCGAGCATGACTACCAGGGTGGCGACCAGCGCCGCGCCGCTCATACCCACGGCGAACACCGCACGGCCGGCGTCGGCCCCCAGATAAGGGGTCAGTGCCGCCGCGATCTGTTGCACGGTGTCGAGCGCAGCGTCGGGCCGCACACGACCGATGGTTGCGGCCGCGGCGATGAGGACCGCTGCCATGATGACCTGAGTGACCACGGCGCCGATGGCCGTGTCCAGACGCGCGGCGCGTAGCTGCTCGGGGCCCAACCCCTTGTCCACGACCGCCGATTGCTGATAGAAGACCATCCACGGCATGATTACCGCGCCGATATTAGCGGCGGCGAGATACAGATACTGCGGATCGCCCAACGGAAGATGCGTTATGCCGTCCACCAGCCGAGCAGCCTCGGGATGCGCGCGCCAAGCGACCCATAGGAAAGCAAATTCGAAGAGGCCAAGGAGGATCGCGATACGTTCCACCGAATGATATGAACCGGTCCACACCACCGTCAGGATAAGGGCGAGGGTCAGCAGCATGGTGAGCCAGGTCGGGATCCCATAGAGCAGACCCACCCCCGCCATGCCGCTCAGTTCTGAGATCAGGGCTCCCAGGCAGGCCAGTACCAGGGTCGAGACCGACAGCCATGCCCAACCACGCCCGAACCGTTCCTGGATGAGTTCTCCGTGCCCGCGGCCGCTGACCAACCCGAGGCGCACGGTGAGCTCCTGTACCACATAGAGGACCGGGATTAGTAAGACCTGAAGCAACAAGAGCCGGTAGCCCCAGCGCGCACCACTTTGTGCGGCCGTGATCACGCTGCCGGCATCGGTATCGGCGAGCATGACGACCAAGCCGGGGCCGGCCACTAACAGGAACATCCGCCACCGCGGGAGGGCACCTCGCAGGCGCGGCGAAGAAAGGTCCACTTAATGGTTCCTTACGACGGATACGAACGATTCGCATTACTGTTAATATAAATGGAGGCATGATTCCATTCAAGCGCCCGGTACGATCGGCGAGCGTTCGGCCAGAGGGATGTCACCGGACATCCGGTTAGGACCGCCTCACCCCGCTGGCCCCGACCACACCCCAACGTCACCGGGGGCCAAGGTCTACCCTACAGGTGCCTCGAACGCCGGAGCACCGGCAGGACTGCGCAACCCCGGCCGTGGACGGAAGCTGGCGAATCGGGTGTTGTCGGCGCCGTGGGCCGCGCACCGCGCACTACGCGGCGGCGGGTCGCTTGCCCGGTCTGCCAGGCGCTTCGGCGGATGTACCGCGTGCGAGAGTTCGCGCGATCGGGCCGGCGCGTCGACGTTCCCGGGCACGGCAGCCGCAGAAAAGGAAATCTGTCCTTATCTCGACGGTCCGCTACGCGTTTCATGCCCTGCGGTTCGTGCGGTGGAACCCCGGTGGGGCGGGGTAACCGAGCTAGTTGTTGCCTGGCGCATCGGTGCCGGCCCGGGGCATGAGTCCTTCCGCCGCGTGTCCGGGTGCCGGTGTGGCGCCGCGCTCTGGGATGAGGACGATGGCCACGCGATTGTAGCGGCTCGCGACCCGGTTCCATTCGCCCGCGGTCTGCGCCGCCTGCTGCTCGGCACTGTTGTCCTGTGGAGCGGTGTCTTTGGCGACCGCGGCCTGCACGCGTATCCCGCTGTTCTGGAGCAGCGGCGAGCCGGTGAGAAATGCCGCGAATCCCAGGGATTCATCCCCGGCAAGGTCTGGCGAGTGTGCGCGGGCGTAGCCAATCTCGTCGCAGGCTGAGACCGGCGTCGCGTCCGGTGCCAGCCGCAACGTGCCGTCTGCGGCGCGCGCCAGACAGAAGCGGGCGAAGTGTACGTTGAGCCTGATAGTGCCCTGGAATCCGGAGGCGGCCAGACGTGCGACCAGGATACGGAGTATTCTTACCTGCGGGTCTCCCAGGGCGACTTGATCGTAGCCGAAGGTAGTGTCGCGGTTCAGGGCCCATTGGAGCGCGTCGAGCAGCAGACCCTGGCGTCGGCGCGCATCCATCTCATCCTGTGTGGCGGCCTGGGCAAGCCGGGTGTCATCCCGGTTGCGCAGGTGAATGTCCCGCGCGTGCAGCGTCGCCAACGCGGCGCCCGTGTTGCGCAGGTTGGCCTCGGTATCGGTGTAGAGGTTGTACAGCCAGTAGCTGGTGATGATCAACAGGGCGCTTACGATCAACAGGATCAGGGCGCCGAATCCGCTGCGCGCCTGACCACACCCCGCGGATGGCGCTGCGGTGGTCGGCGTATCTCGACCTTGACGGGCGGTCTCCTGGGCCAACGCCCGGCATTGTGATTGGATGTCGTGGCGCAAGGCAGAGATCTGCAGGCCGATGGATTCCTGCAGGCGCGCCAAGTGGGTACCCAGCGCGAGGGATCGGGCGGCGCTGCGGCCAATCTCCTCCAGGGTTTCCGCGGGTAACGCGGCGGCGGGCGTCGGGGTCCGCGCCGGCGGCACCGCAACCGGCGCGGACCCCGGCGGGCTTGCCGCGTCGTCGCCGGCGGGCTCGCGGCGCTCCGGTACCAAGTTCAGGGTACGCAGGATCCGGAACAGTTCCGAAGGTTTCACTTCCTTCGGCAGTACGTCCAGCGCACCGAGGGCACGGGCCTGACCCACATACACTTCCCCGCTCTTGGAGGTGTACATGACCACCGGTACCGTGGCCAGCTCCGGATCCGCCTTGATGAGTCGCACCGTCTCCAGCCCGCTTATCCCCGGCATCATATGGTCCATGAAGACCACGTCGGGGCGGCGGTTGCGCAGGTAGTCCAGGGCATCCTCGCCGGACTCCGCTTCGTCCACGGCCAGTCCATGGACTTCGACCATCCGGCGCAGCGCGGAGCGGGCCGCCTTGGAGTCGTCCACGATCAGCGCATGCTTGCCCGGCATAGTGTTGGCTCCGGTATCCGAGGACGATGACGGGGACGGTGTTCCACAAAGACTCGGCTATCCCCCGCTGTGGTCAGCAAATATCGTGCCACCATCCCGATGGCGTCTGGTCATGGCGCGGTATCCATGGCAGCGCGGTTCCCGGTCCCGAATGGCGTGACGGGGCCCGGCGCGTCCGCGGCCCAAGCGCCGGAAAACAGGCGCGACTAGAGATCCACTGGAAGGTAAAAGAACACGAACCGCCCGTTCTCTACATCCACCTTGAGAGTGGCGCCGTGGTACAAGCCGTAGTCCACATACCCGGGTACTGCGCCTGCTTGGTGGCACTCGCTGACATGTTGCGGCGACTCGAAGTCGCGGTCGCGGTCATACCAGGACAACATCATAAACGATCCAAGCCGGGTGCCGGCCTCGGCATCGGCCAGGGCCATGGCTGCGCGGTACTCCGCCACGGGTGGGTCGGGATGGAGCTCCGCCACGGTCAGCTGAGAGAAGTTCCGGGGAGCGGGCGTCGGGCACTGGGCCCCTTTCGGGGCGTCCGGGACGGTCCGCACGGGCGCGCCGGAAAGCGGCTTGGAATCATCGTTCATAAAGAGCGCCTCTCAATGCATTCCGCTGCAGGCGGTGGCGGGAGGGTCGGTTCATGGACATCCAAGTGTAAAATACTACCCAAGGCGCTGGTTCGAGCCCGCGTTGCTCCGGAACGCCGCCGACCACTTCTGCAGTGCGCCAGGGATTGCACGGAGGAATCCGACCGGCTCGCTGGGCGGCGACTCTCACTACCCTTAGGGCCCTACATGAACGACACTAGACCAGCCACTGCACAAGATAATAGATGAATTGACCTTCCGAGGACTTGGAAGGGCCCAGCACCTGGGCGGCATAGCGGTGTGCGCCGGGGTCCGCGTCGCGTAGCGCCGCCTCCCGGGACTCCACTACCTCCACGCAGCCCGCTGCAAAGCGCTTGCGGTCCTGCCGGGGCCGGTACACGACCGCGTAGCGTACCTCGGAGACGTTGGTTTCCGGATCGGGCGGTACCAGACCGCGCATGATGATTCCTCCGAGGCCGGGGCGGTCTTGCTGCGGAACGGGCCCGGCGGTTCGTCCCCGGCGCTACCGGGGTGCGGCACGGGCCGCCGCTCAGTAGTGGAGGAGCGAGTGGACCGGATACCCGGGCAGCTTGCCGCGTCCCGACAGGAAATCCAGTTCAACCACGAAGGCGCAGGCTGCGATCTTTGCGCCGAGCTTCTCGATCAGCGCGCAGCTGGCCGCCGCGGTGCCGCCGGTGGCGAGCACATCATCCACTACCAGGACCCGATCATCGCGGCCGAGGGCATCCACATGCACCTCCAGGCTTTCGGAGCCGTACTCCAGATCATAGGAGATGCTGTGGACGTCGTAGGGCAGCTTCCCGGGCTTGCGCAGCGGAACGAACCCGACTCCCAGTTCCCAGGCCGCCAGAGCACCGAAGATGAACCCACGGGCCTCCATGCCAACCACCGCTGTTAGCGCGTCGCCGAAAAACGGATGCACCAGTTCGTGCACCGCGAGGCGCAGGGCCGCCGGGTCCCGTACCAGTGGCGTGATGTCCCGATAGATCACCCCCGGCTTGGGAAAGTCCGGGATGTCGCGAATCTTCGACCGCAGCCGTTCCAACGCCTGTCTCCTTTGGATTTCTCAGCGTACCCCGGGCGCGGACCGACCAGCGCCACATGATCTTGCAGCATACCAGCGAAGCGCCGCGGGCTCGATCCCCGGACGCTGGTCGCACGGGGTGCCGCGGAACCGGCCGTGGGATGCGCTGAAGGGCGCGGGTATCATCGCGCGTTTCCGGTGCCGCGCTGGCGCCCGGGGACTGGCACTTCCTGCTCCGGGCGCAGCCGGGCCGTGAAGTAGGCGTCCGCGGTCTCGATCTCCACGGGCATGCCGGCGTCGTCCACCAGGGCTTGCTCGAAATCGTTCCACCCCCGCAAGCCGGTCTTCAGGGAACAAACCTTTTCGTAGCCCAGGAGCCGGAGTGTGTAGGCGGCGAGCACGCTACGCAGACCCGAGCGGCAGATTACGACGATCTCCTGATCGCGGGCCGCAGCCAGCTCGGGGACCGTGTCCTCGTAGCCGTACTCGCAGGCGGCTTCCAGGATGCCGCGCGGCACGTTCCGGGATCCGGCGATGCGCATCTGGGCGAACTCGTCGGGCTCGCGCACATCGAGCAGCAGCGGCGCGTCGCCATCTGCGAGCCGATCACACAGATCCCAGGGCAGGACCTCGCGTACCGCGCCGCGGCACTTTTCCACCAGATCGGTAAAACGCTGCATTTGGGGTTACCCGGCGCTCGGTTCCGAGGCATTGTAGCCGCTAGCGGCCGTCGGGGTAAAACGCAACGCCAGCCGGTCTCAGGTGCCCTTCGGCGCGGGGTGTCCTTCCAGCAGATCCTGGAACTGCGTGGGGATTTCGCCCCCCTCGACCAAATTGGCCAGCAGGCGGCCGCCCACGGCGGCCGGCGCAAACACCAGGTCGGCGCGCGCGAGCTTGAGGCGGCGGATGGAGCGCACCGTGCCGGCTACCGCCAACACCTGGACCGCGGGATTGAGGTCCTTGGACGCCAGGGAGATGAAGGCGTTTTCACCGTCGTCTTCGCGTGCGGCGATCACCAGCCGTGCGTGCGCAATGCCCGCCTCCTGGAGCACCGGGTCCTCACTGGCGTCACCCTTCACCACTGGCTGGTCCGCGAGCGGGGCCTCCTCGTCGGCTGTCACCACCTGCACGAAGCGGATGCCGCGGGCGGCCAGTTCGCGGGCGGTGTTGCGCGCAATCGCCCCCGCGCCGAGCAGGATCACGTGGTCCTTCAGGTTCATCTTGCGTTCCTCCGGGGTGAAGATCCGCGCCAGCTCTCCGGAAATGGCCGGACCCAAGGTGGAGACCACGGCGGTGGCGAAGATACTCAGGCCGATCACCAGTAGTGATACGACGAACATGCGCGCCTCGGTAGTCACCGGCACGATATCGCCGTAGCCCACCGTCGACAGCGTGACCACCGTGAAGTAGAAGCCGGCGGTGAGATCGCGGATCGGGGGCCGGAACCCGGTTCCGAGCAGCAGGCTGCCGAAGCTCCCGTAGGCGAACACGCTCAGCACGCTGATCAGGGTGATCAGCACGCTGCCGAGCGCGGTGTGGCGCCGGAAATGGTGGCGCAGGAATGTCAGTGCGAGCAGCCACAGCG includes:
- a CDS encoding adenine phosphoribosyltransferase; the protein is MERLRSKIRDIPDFPKPGVIYRDITPLVRDPAALRLAVHELVHPFFGDALTAVVGMEARGFIFGALAAWELGVGFVPLRKPGKLPYDVHSISYDLEYGSESLEVHVDALGRDDRVLVVDDVLATGGTAAASCALIEKLGAKIAACAFVVELDFLSGRGKLPGYPVHSLLHY
- a CDS encoding NRAMP family metal ion transporter — translated: MLADTDAGSVITAAQSGARWGYRLLLLQVLLIPVLYVVQELTVRLGLVSGRGHGELIQERFGRGWAWLSVSTLVLACLGALISELSGMAGVGLLYGIPTWLTMLLTLALILTVVWTGSYHSVERIAILLGLFEFAFLWVAWRAHPEAARLVDGITHLPLGDPQYLYLAAANIGAVIMPWMVFYQQSAVVDKGLGPEQLRAARLDTAIGAVVTQVIMAAVLIAAAATIGRVRPDAALDTVQQIAAALTPYLGADAGRAVFAVGMSGAALVATLVVMLAAAWGLGEVTGYRRSLEHHPRDAPWFYGTFSAGLILGAIVVGSGINLVTLNVAVEVMNALLLPVVLGFLFLLAHKALPEPYRLRGAYAWIVGAVILVTAGFGVYAGLSGVFG
- a CDS encoding sulfurtransferase codes for the protein MQRFTDLVEKCRGAVREVLPWDLCDRLADGDAPLLLDVREPDEFAQMRIAGSRNVPRGILEAACEYGYEDTVPELAAARDQEIVVICRSGLRSVLAAYTLRLLGYEKVCSLKTGLRGWNDFEQALVDDAGMPVEIETADAYFTARLRPEQEVPVPGRQRGTGNAR